The Emcibacteraceae bacterium genome window below encodes:
- a CDS encoding isovaleryl-CoA dehydrogenase produces MVSYPSLNFGHSDDINMLRDMVRKFSADEIAPRAEAIDRENDFPEDLWQKFGELGLLGMTVPEQYGGSEMGYLAHTIAVEEISRASASVGLSYGAHSNLCVNQINRNGSDEQKKKYLPKLLSGEHVGALAMSESGAGSDVVSMKLKAEKKGHTYILNGTKMWITNGPNADVLVVYAKTNMEAGSKGMTAFIVEKGFKGFSTAQKLDKLGMRGSNTCELVFEDCEVPEDNVLGAVDSGVRVLMSGLDYERVILSGGPLGIMQACLDVVLPYIHDRKQFGQSIGEFQFIQGKVADMYTELNACRSYVYAVAMACDRGETTRKDAAGCILYSAEKATQMALQAIQCLGGNGYINEFSTGRLLRDAKLFEIGAGTSEIRRMLIGRELFSETA; encoded by the coding sequence ATGGTTTCCTATCCATCCTTAAATTTCGGTCATAGTGATGATATTAATATGCTCCGTGACATGGTGCGTAAATTTTCAGCCGATGAAATCGCGCCCCGCGCCGAAGCAATTGACCGTGAAAATGATTTTCCGGAAGACCTGTGGCAGAAATTTGGGGAACTGGGACTGCTGGGTATGACTGTGCCAGAGCAATATGGTGGTTCGGAAATGGGCTATCTTGCCCATACGATTGCGGTTGAGGAAATTTCACGGGCATCCGCCAGTGTCGGTCTTAGCTACGGTGCCCATTCAAACCTGTGCGTGAACCAGATCAACAGAAACGGCAGTGATGAACAAAAGAAAAAATATCTGCCAAAATTGCTCAGCGGTGAACATGTCGGTGCCCTTGCCATGAGTGAAAGCGGTGCAGGGTCCGATGTTGTCAGCATGAAATTGAAAGCTGAGAAAAAAGGGCATACCTATATCCTTAACGGGACCAAAATGTGGATCACAAACGGCCCAAATGCTGATGTGCTGGTGGTTTATGCCAAAACGAATATGGAAGCAGGATCAAAGGGAATGACTGCCTTTATTGTTGAAAAAGGATTTAAAGGTTTTTCAACGGCACAAAAACTTGACAAGCTTGGTATGCGCGGATCGAACACATGTGAGCTCGTGTTTGAAGATTGTGAAGTGCCGGAGGACAATGTTCTGGGAGCAGTGGATTCAGGGGTTAGGGTATTAATGTCCGGTCTAGATTATGAAAGGGTCATTCTTTCTGGTGGGCCGCTAGGGATTATGCAGGCGTGCCTGGATGTCGTGCTTCCCTATATTCATGACCGCAAGCAATTTGGTCAGTCGATTGGCGAATTCCAGTTCATTCAGGGGAAGGTTGCCGATATGTATACTGAGCTAAATGCCTGCCGCAGTTATGTATATGCAGTGGCAATGGCCTGTGACCGCGGCGAAACGACCCGTAAGGATGCGGCCGGCTGTATTTTATATTCCGCTGAAAAAGCGACGCAAATGGCACTTCAGGCGATACAGTGTCTCGGTGGGAATGGCTATATTAATGAATTTTCCACCGGTCGATTGCTTCGTGATGCGAAGCTTTTTGAAATCGGTGCGGGTACCAGTGAAATCAGACGTATGCTCATCGGTCGTGAGCTGTTTTCAGAAACTGCTTGA
- a CDS encoding DUF3137 domain-containing protein encodes MPALCHNIGLEYLMTPSSHVIVPFDQLSIIPGYDEKTLEDQISGKIEDVDFQLFEAKLITVSKDSKGRRTTTTVFNGFLVQFNFHKNFKGQTIITKDHTAIGNFLTGWTRSGERVKLEDSVFESEFEVYSTDQVEARYLLTPTFMERLLEFSRLPNIKQLQLAFKDGSIYMAIKRNGNAFEGGSYNLNDPELIKQNIKDIAQIFDMVTELKLTQNTRI; translated from the coding sequence ATGCCGGCACTTTGTCATAATATCGGCCTTGAATATCTAATGACACCCTCTTCACATGTGATCGTACCGTTTGATCAGCTTTCGATCATTCCGGGATATGATGAAAAAACGCTGGAAGATCAGATTTCCGGAAAAATTGAGGATGTCGATTTTCAACTGTTCGAAGCAAAACTGATCACGGTAAGCAAGGATAGCAAGGGTCGAAGGACAACAACAACTGTTTTTAACGGTTTTCTGGTTCAGTTTAATTTTCATAAAAATTTTAAGGGCCAAACCATTATTACCAAGGATCACACGGCAATCGGTAATTTTCTGACCGGCTGGACAAGATCCGGTGAACGGGTGAAGCTGGAAGACAGTGTTTTTGAAAGTGAGTTTGAGGTCTATTCCACAGACCAGGTGGAAGCGAGGTATTTGCTGACCCCGACATTTATGGAGCGGCTTCTTGAATTTTCCCGGCTTCCCAATATAAAGCAGTTGCAGCTGGCGTTTAAGGATGGATCCATATATATGGCGATCAAAAGAAACGGAAACGCGTTTGAAGGAGGGAGCTATAACCTTAATGATCCTGAACTGATAAAACAGAATATTAAAGACATTGCCCAGATATTTGATATGGTTACAGAACTTAAATTGACGCAGAATACAAGAATTTAA
- a CDS encoding aminotransferase class V-fold PLP-dependent enzyme yields the protein MHAPIAASVLEYLLGLGIENIAEYLKTLTDYIAKRATAIGLNVAGEEQRVPNLIGINFKGGVPANIAPALAEKKIFVSIRGHSIRVSPHIYNDKADIDRFFDVLEGEL from the coding sequence ATTCATGCGCCAATTGCGGCTTCAGTCCTTGAATATTTACTGGGTCTGGGGATAGAGAATATAGCGGAATATTTAAAAACCCTGACGGATTATATTGCAAAACGTGCAACAGCTATTGGCCTTAATGTAGCAGGTGAGGAACAACGCGTGCCTAACTTAATCGGCATAAATTTTAAGGGTGGAGTACCGGCGAATATAGCACCGGCACTTGCTGAAAAGAAGATTTTTGTCAGTATTCGAGGGCATAGCATCCGTGTTTCTCCGCATATTTATAATGATAAAGCGGATATTGACCGCTTTTTCGATGTTTTGGAAGGTGAGCTTTAG
- a CDS encoding hydroxymethylglutaryl-CoA lyase, which translates to MSDTDVIIYEVGPRDGLQNEAKFVSTATKVDLINRLSRTGLRKIEVTSFVSPKWVPQMADNADVMTSIDRVSGVTYAALTPNVKGIEAAIKASADEVAIFAAASESFSQSNINCSILESIERFKPVMEIAFDHKLPVRGYVSCVTHCPYEGAIAAIDVVRVSEELMKMGCYQISLGDTIGKGKPKDFEKLLIAHKAVMSSNDLALHCHDTYGNALNNIKEGLEQGIRTFDSSVAGLGGCPYAEGASGNVATEAVLTMLGEMGIRTGIDLEKIIEIASFVTKALARIQN; encoded by the coding sequence ATGAGTGATACAGACGTCATCATTTATGAAGTGGGGCCAAGGGACGGGCTTCAGAATGAAGCAAAATTTGTCAGCACCGCCACAAAAGTTGATCTGATCAACAGGCTGTCACGAACTGGGCTCAGAAAAATTGAAGTGACCAGCTTCGTTTCCCCGAAATGGGTTCCACAAATGGCTGACAACGCAGATGTCATGACATCTATTGACCGGGTGTCTGGCGTCACTTATGCGGCCCTTACACCAAATGTCAAAGGGATTGAGGCGGCAATTAAGGCATCTGCAGACGAAGTGGCCATATTTGCGGCTGCATCGGAAAGCTTCAGTCAAAGCAATATCAACTGTTCCATTCTAGAAAGCATTGAACGGTTCAAACCTGTTATGGAAATTGCCTTTGATCATAAATTGCCTGTGCGTGGTTATGTTTCCTGTGTAACCCACTGTCCTTATGAAGGGGCAATTGCCGCAATAGATGTCGTTAGGGTGTCTGAGGAACTTATGAAAATGGGCTGTTATCAGATATCCCTTGGCGATACCATCGGCAAGGGAAAACCGAAAGATTTTGAGAAACTTCTGATCGCACATAAGGCGGTAATGAGCAGCAATGATCTGGCACTGCATTGCCATGACACATATGGAAATGCCCTGAACAATATCAAAGAGGGGCTCGAACAGGGGATCAGGACCTTTGACAGTTCGGTTGCCGGGTTAGGGGGATGTCCTTATGCCGAAGGGGCGAGCGGAAATGTGGCAACAGAAGCGGTTCTCACGATGCTTGGGGAAATGGGCATCCGTACAGGCATTGATTTAGAGAAAATTATAGAAATAGCAAGTTTTGTAACAAAGGCGCTCGCGCGCATTCAGAATTAA
- a CDS encoding phosphoenolpyruvate carboxykinase, producing MNNVGKYVSSNGVENQKIKSDKNIYWNFGTELLYEHTIKAGLGHITNGGALVVETGQHTGRSANDKFMVDEPSSRDNIWWGKVNKAISEENFNKVEAKIIAYLNEHDLYVQDLYGGTDPAHRISVRTISPSPWHSLFIRNLLVNPNNEDLKGFKPDFTILHAPDLIVDPKEVGTNSGTVVTINIARKLVLIAGTSYAGEIKKSVFSILNYLLPEKGILPMHCSANIGKDGDTAIFFGLSGTGKTTLSADPERQLIGDDEHGWSDNSVFNFEGGCYAKVINLSAEAEPEIYATTAMFGTVLENVIYDPDTREIDLNDNSLAENTRAAYPITSIPNTTEGAPGGVPKNVIMLTADAFGVMPPIARLTPEQAMYHFLSGYTAKVAGTEKGLSKEPQATFSTCFGAPFMPRHPSVYGNLLRKKIAEGEVTCWLVNTGWTGGVYGVGSRMPIKYTRALLHAALDGSLNNGEFRIDQNFGFEVPLSCPGVDTAVLDPRGTWADAAAYDKQAAHLVGLFRKNFVEYEEHVDDAVRSAGPIA from the coding sequence ATGAATAACGTGGGGAAATACGTCAGCTCCAATGGCGTAGAAAACCAAAAAATTAAGAGTGACAAAAATATTTACTGGAATTTTGGCACTGAACTTTTATATGAGCACACGATCAAAGCCGGCCTTGGCCATATTACCAATGGTGGTGCACTGGTTGTGGAAACCGGACAACATACCGGAAGAAGTGCCAATGATAAATTTATGGTCGATGAACCCTCTTCACGGGACAATATCTGGTGGGGCAAAGTCAACAAGGCAATTAGTGAAGAAAATTTCAATAAAGTTGAAGCGAAGATCATTGCCTATCTCAATGAACACGATCTTTATGTACAGGACCTGTACGGGGGAACCGATCCCGCCCACAGAATTTCTGTCAGAACCATAAGTCCTTCACCATGGCACAGCCTTTTCATCAGAAACCTGCTTGTTAATCCAAATAATGAAGACCTTAAAGGTTTCAAACCGGATTTTACCATTCTCCATGCACCTGACCTGATTGTCGATCCAAAAGAGGTCGGTACAAATTCAGGCACAGTCGTCACCATTAACATTGCCAGAAAACTGGTTCTGATTGCCGGCACGTCCTATGCCGGAGAGATCAAGAAGTCAGTCTTTTCTATCCTTAACTATCTATTGCCGGAAAAAGGCATTCTGCCAATGCATTGTTCTGCCAATATTGGTAAAGATGGCGATACGGCTATTTTCTTTGGCCTTTCCGGAACAGGAAAAACAACACTTTCCGCTGATCCTGAGCGTCAGCTTATTGGCGATGATGAACATGGCTGGTCAGATAACAGCGTCTTTAACTTTGAGGGCGGCTGCTATGCAAAAGTTATTAATTTGAGCGCGGAAGCGGAGCCGGAAATTTATGCGACGACGGCAATGTTTGGCACTGTCCTTGAAAATGTGATCTATGATCCTGACACCAGGGAAATTGATCTGAATGATAACAGTCTTGCTGAAAATACAAGGGCTGCTTATCCTATCACCTCTATTCCGAATACAACGGAAGGGGCCCCAGGAGGTGTTCCAAAGAATGTTATTATGCTGACCGCCGATGCCTTCGGTGTCATGCCGCCTATCGCGCGGCTTACCCCGGAACAGGCCATGTATCATTTCCTTTCCGGCTATACAGCGAAAGTGGCCGGCACAGAAAAAGGATTAAGCAAAGAGCCACAAGCAACATTCTCAACATGTTTTGGTGCGCCCTTTATGCCGCGCCATCCGTCCGTATACGGCAATCTTTTACGTAAAAAAATCGCTGAAGGTGAGGTCACCTGCTGGCTGGTCAACACTGGCTGGACCGGCGGCGTTTATGGTGTCGGCAGCAGAATGCCGATTAAATATACACGCGCCCTGCTTCATGCTGCCCTTGACGGGTCCTTAAATAATGGTGAATTCAGGATCGATCAAAATTTCGGCTTTGAAGTGCCGTTAAGCTGCCCTGGAGTTGATACAGCCGTTCTTGACCCACGGGGGACTTGGGCTGACGCTGCGGCATATGATAAACAGGCTGCTCATCTGGTCGGATTATTCAGGAAAAATTTCGTTGAATATGAAGAGCATGTCGACGATGCCGTAAGATCAGCCGGTCCTATAGCCTAA
- a CDS encoding LemA family protein: MVLLIGLLAIAGICYYFYLRLIKQRNYALEALSSIDVQLKKRHDLVPNILKIAKKFMEHEDAVLTKVTQMRTISASDYDKNNPEEVAQHLEASKQLQSAMMNLFAVAENYPDLKSQETMVRAQETYEEVEGHISAARRFYNSAVTDLKNLVEIFQAA; this comes from the coding sequence GTGGTTCTACTGATTGGTTTGCTCGCAATAGCCGGCATTTGCTATTATTTTTATCTTCGCCTGATAAAACAAAGAAACTATGCTCTAGAAGCCCTCTCATCAATAGATGTGCAGCTTAAGAAAAGGCATGATCTGGTTCCCAACATTCTGAAAATTGCCAAAAAATTTATGGAACATGAAGATGCGGTGCTGACAAAAGTAACGCAAATGAGAACCATTTCAGCAAGTGATTATGATAAAAACAATCCTGAAGAAGTCGCCCAGCATCTTGAAGCCAGCAAACAGCTACAGTCTGCAATGATGAATTTGTTCGCGGTTGCCGAAAATTATCCGGATCTGAAATCGCAGGAAACCATGGTCAGGGCTCAGGAAACCTATGAAGAGGTTGAAGGGCATATTTCTGCAGCACGGCGGTTTTATAATTCAGCGGTTACGGATCTGAAAAATCTGGTGGAAATTTTCCAAGCAGCATAA
- a CDS encoding aminotransferase class V-fold PLP-dependent enzyme: protein MLKCQRNLFDIPADVTYLNAAYMGPLTKKAVEIGKVAVAKKMMPWSIAISEFFELPDQIYNLTAKMIGAKPDDMAIVPSVSYGIAVAAKNIPVSAGQKIIVLADQFPSNIYPWLVLAEEKGAIVETVGWPENGNWTEALVNAIDNKTAIVATANAHWTNGTLIDLIAVSKKTKKVGAALVLDLSQTLGVMPFSVKDVDPDYMVVVGYKWLLGPFSFGYLYVAPRNQDGKPLEESWIGRKDADDFARLVDYKDGYETGARRFDMGEKATLFMRQLRLQSLNIYWVWG from the coding sequence ATGCTTAAATGCCAAAGAAACTTATTTGATATACCTGCCGATGTGACATATTTAAATGCCGCCTATATGGGGCCATTAACCAAAAAAGCGGTCGAGATTGGCAAGGTCGCAGTCGCCAAAAAAATGATGCCATGGTCCATTGCTATTAGTGAATTTTTTGAACTTCCAGATCAAATTTATAATCTTACGGCAAAAATGATCGGTGCCAAGCCGGATGATATGGCAATTGTGCCGTCCGTTTCCTATGGCATTGCTGTTGCGGCAAAAAATATTCCTGTTTCAGCGGGGCAGAAAATTATTGTGCTGGCTGACCAGTTCCCATCAAATATTTATCCCTGGCTCGTACTGGCGGAGGAAAAGGGGGCTATCGTTGAAACCGTCGGCTGGCCAGAGAACGGAAACTGGACCGAGGCATTGGTCAATGCAATCGATAATAAGACTGCTATTGTTGCAACGGCAAATGCCCACTGGACCAATGGAACATTAATTGATCTGATCGCTGTAAGCAAAAAAACGAAAAAGGTGGGGGCGGCGCTGGTGCTTGACCTGTCCCAGACATTGGGGGTGATGCCCTTTTCCGTTAAAGATGTTGATCCGGATTATATGGTGGTTGTGGGATATAAATGGCTGCTTGGGCCGTTTTCATTCGGATATTTATATGTGGCACCCCGGAACCAGGATGGAAAACCACTTGAGGAAAGCTGGATCGGTCGCAAGGATGCCGACGATTTTGCCCGGCTGGTTGATTATAAGGATGGCTATGAAACTGGTGCCCGACGTTTTGATATGGGGGAAAAAGCAACTTTATTCATGCGCCAATTGCGGCTTCAGTCCTTGAATATTTACTGGGTCTGGGGATAG
- a CDS encoding J domain-containing protein: protein MSRPKSWTFPKWGDYYRERDPVSVRLCDYDGCDNPGDYPAPKAPDSKDKWYFCQSHVAEFNKNWNYFDGLSREEAMRRAQEELRTAKGYKGSSAYMGGETTYGKEERRSDALEILDLEDDATMVEIKSAYRRLVKLYHPDTNMGDAESAIKFQQIKAAYEVLTAK, encoded by the coding sequence ATGTCACGACCCAAATCTTGGACATTTCCCAAATGGGGAGATTATTACAGGGAACGAGACCCGGTTTCAGTGCGTCTTTGTGATTATGACGGCTGTGACAATCCTGGCGATTATCCTGCTCCCAAAGCCCCTGACAGCAAAGATAAGTGGTATTTCTGTCAGTCCCATGTTGCCGAATTCAACAAAAACTGGAATTATTTTGACGGCCTTTCCCGTGAAGAGGCTATGAGGCGCGCCCAGGAAGAACTGCGAACCGCCAAAGGGTATAAGGGCAGCAGCGCCTATATGGGTGGCGAGACCACATATGGCAAGGAAGAACGCCGGTCAGATGCCCTTGAAATTCTTGATCTGGAAGATGATGCAACAATGGTCGAAATTAAGTCAGCCTATCGACGTCTGGTAAAACTTTACCACCCGGATACAAATATGGGTGATGCTGAAAGTGCCATAAAATTTCAGCAGATTAAAGCGGCATATGAAGTCCTGACCGCTAAATAA
- a CDS encoding CYTH domain-containing protein, translating to MTLGVEIERKFLIRRMPDQQPDRVYKIRQGYIARERGNTVRVRERDDQYILSIKTQKSGPGRNELEFKITKEEADILFSSISHYAIIKKREIYKIDGMTWELDIFEGVNKGLIIAEVELANANDSIALPDWIGPEVTSLSKFYNANIADMPFESWRISYEDLVERLSE from the coding sequence ATGACCCTTGGTGTTGAAATTGAAAGAAAATTTTTAATCCGCAGGATGCCGGATCAGCAGCCTGATCGAGTTTATAAAATCAGACAAGGTTATATCGCCCGGGAGCGCGGCAATACAGTTCGTGTGCGTGAGCGGGATGATCAGTATATCTTGAGTATCAAAACCCAGAAATCAGGGCCGGGGCGAAATGAGCTGGAATTTAAAATCACAAAAGAAGAAGCGGACATTCTGTTTTCATCAATCAGTCACTATGCCATTATCAAAAAACGTGAAATATATAAAATTGACGGTATGACGTGGGAGCTGGATATATTTGAAGGGGTTAATAAGGGGCTCATCATCGCAGAAGTGGAACTTGCAAACGCCAATGACAGCATTGCCCTTCCGGATTGGATTGGCCCGGAAGTTACATCCTTAAGCAAATTTTATAATGCCAATATTGCTGATATGCCGTTTGAAAGCTGGCGGATCAGTTATGAAGATCTTGTAGAAAGATTGTCTGAGTAA
- a CDS encoding N-acetyltransferase yields MMPNHIIRDARIEDARELAELVNYSGSGPNTNGIDLANWASQVKNGEDPFDIGASIIASDKDYYTYKNMRVLEASGKLAAVSLSYVAWKRTPEEMEKISKNFRVFKELTNTIPGEYYLDSLAVHPEFRGCGFGEAMLEDTEILAKNRGYDAVHLLVFDNNIPAVKMYEKNGYRTQRSRPAPIDPDIPYTGNVSLYKKTL; encoded by the coding sequence ATGATGCCTAACCATATCATTAGAGATGCCAGAATTGAAGATGCAAGGGAACTTGCTGAACTGGTCAATTATTCGGGGTCAGGGCCAAATACCAATGGCATTGATCTAGCCAACTGGGCCAGTCAGGTAAAAAATGGCGAAGATCCTTTTGACATTGGGGCTTCGATTATTGCCAGTGACAAAGATTATTACACCTATAAAAATATGCGGGTTCTTGAAGCATCAGGAAAATTGGCAGCTGTTTCCCTGTCTTATGTTGCCTGGAAAAGAACACCTGAAGAGATGGAAAAAATATCCAAAAATTTCCGTGTCTTTAAGGAACTGACCAACACAATTCCGGGAGAATACTATCTTGATAGCCTGGCGGTTCATCCAGAATTCAGAGGGTGCGGTTTTGGGGAAGCCATGCTTGAAGATACGGAAATTCTGGCTAAAAACAGAGGGTATGATGCTGTGCATCTTCTGGTTTTTGATAATAATATTCCGGCCGTAAAAATGTATGAAAAAAACGGTTATCGTACGCAACGTAGTCGTCCTGCACCGATAGATCCGGATATTCCCTATACAGGAAATGTATCACTTTATAAGAAAACCCTATAA
- a CDS encoding AI-2E family transporter has product MGILSYTGGLGLIVLSVYIMVVGRDLIVPFLISVVIWYLINTLADYYHKVKINNRALPKAVCFIAALLTMITALYLLVNMIGDNIHNVKAAAPVYQENLLKLSDRIYDLFGIENQPNLTQLLGQINLRPFISNIAGTMAGIAGNAGLILIYVLFIFLEQASFKAKLDALLKGSKHSETVTEIISAVSIKIEKYVAIKTFVSMLTGVACYIVLILNDVDYASFWAFIIFLLNYIPTVGSMLAVLFPALLSLVQFPTFTPFLIIISSLGLIQVLIGNILEPRLMGNSLNLSPLVVMLSLAVWGSIWGIAGMFLSVPFTVILMIIFSEFPKTKPIAIILSHDGKIGSIR; this is encoded by the coding sequence ATGGGCATTTTATCATATACTGGCGGATTGGGACTGATCGTACTTTCGGTTTATATTATGGTTGTCGGCCGTGACCTTATTGTCCCGTTTCTGATCAGTGTCGTGATCTGGTATCTGATAAATACACTTGCCGATTATTATCATAAGGTAAAAATAAACAATCGCGCCCTGCCAAAGGCTGTCTGTTTTATTGCCGCCTTACTCACCATGATTACCGCTCTTTATCTGCTGGTGAATATGATCGGTGATAATATTCATAATGTAAAAGCAGCCGCACCGGTTTATCAGGAAAATCTGCTTAAACTTTCCGATCGAATTTACGATCTTTTCGGTATTGAAAACCAGCCCAATCTTACCCAGCTTCTTGGCCAGATCAATCTGCGGCCATTTATAAGCAATATTGCCGGCACCATGGCCGGAATTGCCGGCAATGCCGGATTGATCCTTATTTATGTATTGTTTATTTTCCTCGAACAGGCCAGTTTTAAAGCCAAACTTGATGCCTTGCTTAAGGGCTCAAAACATTCCGAAACTGTCACAGAAATTATCAGCGCGGTTTCAATTAAAATTGAAAAATATGTTGCCATAAAAACATTTGTCAGCATGCTGACCGGGGTCGCCTGTTACATAGTGCTTATCCTGAATGATGTTGATTATGCCAGCTTCTGGGCTTTTATAATTTTTCTTTTAAACTATATACCAACTGTCGGGTCCATGCTTGCGGTTTTATTTCCGGCATTGCTCAGTCTTGTTCAGTTTCCGACCTTTACACCATTTTTAATTATTATATCTTCACTTGGGCTCATTCAGGTGCTCATTGGCAATATTCTTGAACCCAGACTTATGGGGAATTCGCTGAACTTAAGCCCGCTAGTTGTCATGCTGTCACTGGCCGTATGGGGAAGCATCTGGGGCATAGCCGGTATGTTCCTGAGCGTTCCGTTCACAGTGATCCTGATGATCATATTCTCAGAATTTCCAAAAACAAAACCAATTGCCATCATCCTTTCCCATGATGGCAAAATCGGATCGATCAGATAA
- a CDS encoding metalloregulator ArsR/SmtB family transcription factor, giving the protein MNKLGEGKCAEGTEIIQISGMAAEFLKTLANPNRLIILGRLMKGELCVSDLEKKLDISQSALSQHLSKMRGQGILARRRDRQQIYYSISDRRVEKFIDLTSELFCKK; this is encoded by the coding sequence ATGAATAAATTGGGTGAGGGAAAATGTGCAGAAGGTACGGAAATCATACAAATTTCCGGAATGGCTGCTGAATTTCTTAAAACTTTGGCAAATCCAAACAGGCTGATCATACTTGGACGATTAATGAAAGGCGAATTATGTGTCAGCGATCTGGAAAAGAAGCTTGATATTTCCCAATCAGCATTATCCCAGCATTTAAGTAAAATGCGTGGACAGGGTATTTTGGCCAGACGCCGGGACAGGCAACAGATATATTACTCTATTAGCGATAGGCGGGTTGAAAAATTTATTGATCTGACATCTGAATTATTTTGTAAAAAATAA